From Cellvibrio zantedeschiae, the proteins below share one genomic window:
- a CDS encoding carbohydrate porin, producing the protein MVKKVLAISLLCTASPNIFAEEAQAYTWAHALTLESITNLHGGVETGTRNLANLDLTLSVDTQAAGWWSSGTLFIYVLGNYGKPPSALTGELQTLSNIEAENNLTLYEFWYEHSFAEGNVKLLVGLHDYNSTFYSLESASLFNLSSMGIGPEIAQVTPSIFPVTAATVHLTLSHEDQYFLLAVYDGVPGDPSHPHGTHVKFGDDDGLLMATEWGFAQEHDYKIALGAWRHTAAIENPVDGSLIDSNNGFYLLGEKYFSENFSAFFQYGRANENKNQLESYLGLGVSYKNPWIDGDVIGLAYAKAKNSADYLKVNPDVLSAETVVELSYFRPLMEKVSIQSSLYSVMNPGMAPDLDNSLAVGLRLYVEF; encoded by the coding sequence ATGGTGAAGAAAGTTCTGGCTATTTCCTTATTGTGTACAGCTTCCCCTAATATTTTTGCGGAAGAGGCCCAAGCATATACGTGGGCTCATGCCTTAACACTGGAATCAATCACCAACCTTCATGGTGGGGTTGAAACAGGCACACGCAATCTCGCTAATTTGGATTTAACGCTGAGCGTGGATACGCAAGCCGCAGGTTGGTGGAGTAGCGGCACGCTCTTTATTTATGTTTTGGGAAACTATGGTAAGCCGCCTTCTGCACTTACTGGCGAATTGCAAACCCTATCCAATATTGAAGCTGAAAATAATTTAACGCTTTATGAATTTTGGTATGAGCATAGCTTTGCCGAAGGTAATGTTAAGTTATTGGTGGGATTGCATGATTACAATTCCACATTTTATTCGCTCGAGTCTGCCAGTCTATTCAATTTGTCTTCAATGGGAATTGGTCCCGAAATCGCACAAGTTACGCCCTCAATTTTTCCAGTAACCGCAGCTACTGTTCATTTAACGCTGAGTCATGAGGACCAATATTTTTTATTGGCTGTGTACGATGGCGTGCCCGGCGATCCTTCGCATCCTCATGGCACGCACGTAAAATTTGGCGATGATGATGGTTTGTTAATGGCGACCGAGTGGGGCTTCGCGCAGGAACACGATTATAAAATTGCTTTAGGTGCCTGGCGCCATACAGCAGCTATTGAAAATCCTGTTGATGGAAGCCTTATCGACTCTAACAACGGTTTTTACCTGCTTGGTGAAAAATATTTTTCCGAAAATTTTTCCGCATTTTTTCAGTATGGTCGTGCTAACGAAAATAAAAACCAATTGGAAAGTTATTTGGGGTTAGGAGTCAGTTACAAAAATCCGTGGATAGATGGCGATGTTATAGGCTTGGCCTATGCAAAAGCTAAAAATAGCGCCGATTATTTAAAAGTGAATCCTGATGTGTTGTCTGCTGAAACTGTTGTGGAGTTATCTTACTTTCGACCATTAATGGAAAAGGTAAGTATCCAATCGAGTTTGTATTCAGTGATGAATCCTGGCATGGCACCGGACCTTGATAATAGTTTGGCCGTGGGTTTGCGGCTCTACGTTGAATTTTAA
- a CDS encoding RNA polymerase sigma factor, whose amino-acid sequence MDNRQHIVANINEIYRRESRRVLATLIRLLRDFDLAEEALHDAFIAALAKWPLEGVPQNPRAWLVSTGRFKAIDHLRRRALFNKSLAGIAEELESAVSDSEEWFNDSIEDDQLKLIFTCCHPSLSIEAQLALTLREVCGLTTEEIARAFLATPPTIAQRIVRAKNKIRDAAIPYEIPAQHELPARLNAVLHTIYLLFNEGYSASSGDLLTRQHLTQEAIRLGRLLIELIPQSEVLGLLGLMLVQDSRTTARMDSEGNLLTLEQQNRSLWNRLQIAEASQFIQRALTMGGFGVYSVQAAIAAVHAEATNYADTDWPEIIGLYDLLLRMSPSPVIELNRAVALAMRDGAEAGLQVIDAISARGELQDYYLLHAARADFYRQLGQLDAARSSYQQALALTQQEPERRFLREKIARLSA is encoded by the coding sequence TTGGATAACCGCCAGCATATAGTTGCGAATATAAACGAAATCTATCGCCGCGAATCGCGCCGCGTTCTGGCCACGCTTATTCGTTTGTTACGCGATTTTGATTTGGCTGAGGAAGCATTGCACGATGCCTTTATTGCCGCCCTTGCGAAATGGCCGCTTGAAGGTGTGCCACAAAACCCGCGCGCGTGGTTAGTATCTACAGGGCGTTTTAAAGCGATTGACCACTTGCGTAGGCGAGCCTTATTTAATAAATCCCTTGCCGGTATTGCGGAGGAACTTGAATCCGCCGTGAGTGATAGCGAGGAGTGGTTTAACGATTCTATTGAAGATGACCAGTTAAAATTAATTTTTACCTGTTGCCACCCGAGCTTGTCTATTGAGGCCCAGCTTGCCTTGACCTTGCGTGAAGTGTGCGGGTTAACCACCGAGGAAATAGCGCGCGCTTTTTTAGCGACGCCACCGACAATTGCACAGCGAATTGTGCGCGCAAAAAATAAAATTCGCGACGCTGCTATTCCCTATGAAATCCCAGCGCAACATGAATTGCCAGCGCGTTTGAATGCGGTTTTGCACACTATTTATTTATTGTTTAACGAAGGCTATTCCGCGTCATCGGGGGATTTACTTACGCGCCAGCACCTCACACAGGAGGCCATTCGTTTAGGGCGTTTGCTGATAGAGCTTATCCCGCAATCGGAAGTGTTGGGGTTGTTAGGTTTGATGCTAGTGCAAGATTCGCGCACCACTGCACGTATGGATTCTGAGGGTAATTTGTTAACTCTGGAGCAGCAGAATCGCTCGTTATGGAATCGTCTACAAATTGCCGAGGCTTCTCAATTTATCCAGCGCGCATTAACTATGGGTGGCTTTGGCGTTTATTCTGTTCAAGCGGCCATAGCTGCCGTACATGCAGAAGCTACCAATTATGCAGATACCGATTGGCCGGAAATTATTGGGCTCTACGATCTCTTGTTGCGCATGAGTCCATCGCCTGTCATCGAACTAAACCGCGCTGTGGCGCTCGCAATGCGCGATGGTGCAGAAGCAGGGTTGCAAGTAATTGACGCTATTAGTGCAAGAGGCGAATTACAGGATTACTATCTGTTACATGCTGCACGCGCGGATTTTTACCGCCAGCTCGGCCAGCTAGACGCCGCTCGATCCTCCTACCAGCAGGCGTTAGCATTGACTCAACAGGAGCCAGAGCGTCGTTTTTTGCGTGAAAAAATTGCCCGGTTGAGCGCCTAA
- a CDS encoding low affinity iron permease family protein has product MKITNWYSNFAKQISRFCGRPIVFVFAMATILVWIISGPLFDFSDTWQLVINTATTIITFLMVFLIQSTQNRDTEAIQIKLDELIRVTQGAHNKLLDLEELDEAQLDEFRRRYEILASLARARIEKGEADTDTPEINDKRAE; this is encoded by the coding sequence ATGAAAATCACAAATTGGTATTCGAATTTTGCGAAACAAATATCGCGCTTTTGTGGTCGCCCTATAGTATTTGTATTTGCCATGGCAACGATATTGGTATGGATTATTAGCGGCCCGCTATTTGATTTCAGCGATACATGGCAGCTTGTGATTAATACCGCCACTACGATTATTACTTTTCTAATGGTGTTTTTAATTCAGAGCACACAAAATCGTGATACTGAAGCCATTCAAATAAAACTTGATGAACTTATTCGCGTTACCCAGGGCGCGCACAACAAATTGTTGGATTTAGAGGAGCTTGATGAAGCGCAATTGGATGAGTTTCGTCGTCGCTATGAAATACTTGCCAGTCTTGCTCGTGCACGCATTGAAAAAGGTGAGGCCGATACAGACACACCTGAGATCAATGACAAAAGAGCTGAATAA
- a CDS encoding putative quinol monooxygenase — MSITRINHFEAKAGSEADLLAFMQDVVNEVSKADGCIKCHLLKGAENSAQLAVIEELISIAHHQAAASIIPKERIQQATVFFAKPPFGIYYTNE; from the coding sequence ATGAGCATTACACGTATAAATCATTTTGAAGCCAAAGCTGGCAGCGAAGCAGATTTACTGGCTTTTATGCAAGACGTAGTTAACGAAGTTAGCAAAGCAGATGGCTGTATCAAATGCCATTTATTAAAAGGTGCAGAAAATAGCGCACAGCTCGCAGTAATAGAAGAATTGATATCAATCGCACATCACCAAGCCGCGGCCAGTATTATTCCTAAAGAAAGAATCCAGCAAGCAACGGTATTTTTCGCTAAGCCTCCTTTCGGTATTTACTACACAAACGAATAA
- a CDS encoding GyrI-like domain-containing protein encodes MSPRFIEQPPLLIAGMREPLDEQSAEKIPLLWQKFGPYINHIPFQKNAVAYGLCVRSSESSNGHYYYMAGCEVSEFGNLPPDLSPLIVPAHKYAVFTHEGHVSSIRSTIDYIFDQWLPKSSYKHNSQSIHFFERYAEDFDPVKGVGGIEIWLPLELS; translated from the coding sequence ATGAGCCCACGTTTTATAGAACAGCCTCCATTACTAATAGCGGGCATGCGCGAACCGCTTGATGAACAGAGCGCGGAAAAAATTCCACTCTTGTGGCAAAAATTTGGTCCCTACATTAATCACATTCCTTTCCAAAAAAATGCCGTTGCTTACGGTTTATGTGTGCGCAGCAGTGAAAGTAGTAACGGACATTATTACTACATGGCCGGATGTGAAGTCAGTGAGTTTGGGAATTTGCCTCCGGATTTAAGTCCACTCATAGTGCCTGCGCATAAATACGCAGTCTTCACGCATGAAGGACATGTGTCGTCTATTAGAAGCACCATCGATTATATTTTTGATCAATGGTTGCCCAAGTCCAGCTATAAACATAATTCACAATCGATTCATTTTTTTGAGCGCTACGCTGAAGATTTTGATCCGGTTAAGGGTGTAGGCGGTATAGAAATATGGCTGCCATTAGAACTCTCTTAA
- a CDS encoding VOC family protein, which produces MQKITPFLWFNDNALEAAEFYASIFKNSAITNVTHVGQTDRVMSVSFELEGQAFHALNGGPHFTFTPAISLFVDCKDQAEVDDLWERLSADGEKSRCGWLKDKFGLSWQIIPTQMSQLLRDSDPAKAQAVMNAMMQMSKIDIAVLQQAYNKI; this is translated from the coding sequence ATGCAAAAGATCACGCCGTTTTTATGGTTTAACGACAATGCGCTTGAAGCCGCTGAGTTTTACGCCTCCATTTTCAAGAATTCGGCCATCACTAATGTCACCCATGTGGGCCAAACAGATCGGGTTATGTCTGTCAGTTTTGAGCTGGAAGGGCAAGCCTTTCATGCGCTTAACGGTGGCCCTCATTTTACCTTTACGCCTGCAATTTCTTTATTTGTTGATTGCAAAGACCAGGCAGAAGTCGACGATTTATGGGAACGTTTATCGGCGGACGGTGAAAAGTCCCGCTGTGGATGGCTAAAAGATAAATTTGGATTGTCCTGGCAAATTATTCCCACACAAATGAGTCAGCTCTTGCGCGACTCTGATCCTGCAAAAGCTCAAGCGGTCATGAATGCCATGATGCAAATGAGCAAAATTGATATTGCTGTGTTACAGCAAGCCTACAACAAAATTTAA
- a CDS encoding methyl-accepting chemotaxis protein, translating into MNIKKAIIIGLLAFVSVMGVSTYIGHSATGEMSRMLDYITGPAWNTADGAMEGQIELENQIITLQRLYSKKIDQSSARAQLTNAMERETDALDRMKAQGLMDAAQVSELNTKLDAYHKMRDQLFNQLANNSESAEATFKLFDDQVESLLNFISQMEEVADGKVEGQTKSIAGVVSGANFKLIFGLLFSLAMAGLVFYFAIKIILNPIETVTTQLSLLSAGSGDLTVRLPDANRDAEVGRLAYAFNTFVQKLQALISQVQHSNHSLMAASSQITQSIGTTAAVASAQVTEISLVAEAVQKISDSLFKVGDAAERANQASEQAVLSTHSGNHIVVLAQQGVDQVANEVDKASQVISNLVTDSQNISAMLEVIRSIAEQTNLLALNAAIEAARAGETGRGFAVVADEVRSLASRTQESTKSIETIITNLSSGSAKAVEVMNSAQKQALMIKERIGKTSGAFADIVGVVEQIKSMNAHIAHASEDEKQEMAQINGSINKILKQARDNQDAGELAQVSRQHLETQVLKVEELLKQFRT; encoded by the coding sequence ATGAATATCAAAAAGGCAATAATTATTGGGCTGCTAGCGTTTGTATCGGTGATGGGTGTGAGCACCTACATAGGCCATAGCGCTACCGGGGAAATGTCGCGCATGCTTGATTATATTACCGGGCCGGCCTGGAATACCGCTGACGGCGCCATGGAAGGACAGATCGAGCTTGAAAATCAAATTATTACGTTGCAGCGCTTATACAGCAAAAAAATTGACCAGAGTAGCGCACGAGCACAATTGACTAACGCGATGGAACGCGAAACTGATGCTCTTGATCGCATGAAAGCACAGGGTTTGATGGATGCCGCACAGGTATCCGAATTAAACACCAAGCTTGATGCCTATCATAAAATGCGTGATCAATTGTTCAACCAACTTGCAAATAATTCGGAAAGTGCTGAAGCCACTTTTAAATTATTCGATGATCAGGTTGAAAGCTTACTTAATTTTATTTCGCAAATGGAAGAAGTAGCAGATGGCAAAGTAGAGGGACAAACAAAAAGTATTGCAGGTGTAGTTTCGGGGGCAAATTTCAAACTGATTTTCGGTTTGTTGTTCTCATTGGCGATGGCAGGCTTGGTATTTTATTTTGCGATAAAAATTATTTTAAATCCTATTGAAACTGTGACGACGCAATTATCTTTGTTAAGTGCAGGGTCTGGTGATTTAACAGTGCGCTTGCCCGACGCCAACAGAGACGCTGAAGTCGGGCGCTTAGCCTATGCGTTCAATACCTTTGTGCAAAAACTTCAAGCCTTGATTAGCCAGGTGCAACACAGCAATCATTCTTTAATGGCGGCGAGTTCGCAAATTACCCAGAGCATTGGAACTACAGCTGCGGTGGCTAGTGCCCAGGTGACGGAAATTTCCCTGGTGGCAGAAGCTGTTCAAAAAATTTCTGATTCGTTATTTAAAGTGGGTGATGCTGCCGAGCGGGCTAATCAGGCTTCTGAGCAAGCTGTACTGAGCACTCATTCCGGCAACCACATTGTTGTACTTGCTCAGCAGGGCGTAGATCAGGTTGCAAACGAAGTAGATAAAGCCTCGCAAGTCATTTCAAATTTGGTGACCGACAGCCAAAACATCAGCGCCATGTTGGAAGTGATCCGCAGTATCGCCGAGCAAACCAATTTGCTCGCGTTAAATGCTGCAATTGAAGCAGCGCGCGCTGGCGAAACCGGACGAGGATTCGCGGTAGTTGCTGACGAGGTTAGAAGTTTGGCTTCCCGCACACAGGAATCAACCAAATCAATTGAAACTATTATTACCAACTTATCCTCTGGCTCTGCAAAAGCGGTTGAGGTCATGAACAGTGCGCAGAAACAAGCACTAATGATTAAAGAGCGTATAGGAAAAACGTCTGGCGCTTTTGCGGATATTGTGGGCGTTGTGGAGCAAATAAAATCGATGAACGCCCATATTGCCCATGCATCTGAAGATGAAAAGCAAGAAATGGCGCAGATTAATGGCAGCATTAATAAAATTTTAAAACAAGCTCGCGACAACCAGGATGCCGGAGAGCTGGCGCAAGTCTCTCGCCAGCATTTGGAAACCCAGGTTCTAAAAGTTGAAGAGCTACTTAAACAGTTTAGAACCTGA
- a CDS encoding Spy/CpxP family protein refolding chaperone: MQKLIMQKSVMKHLNMKKLSMLMAAIVATSIFSFPAVAQTDVVKKCEPSEHHERFADEKGDAEPWVSRHKFKHHFPAAKLDLTDEQKKVLEDARNAQEPAQRELHDKLRTAHEALIKAGETNADDVTLARLAKDFSELLAQQELARINMHKQFVSVLTPEQKQKLDSFKAERKNSPHKREFRKQE; encoded by the coding sequence ATGCAAAAATTAATTATGCAAAAGTCAGTTATGAAGCATTTAAATATGAAGAAGCTAAGTATGCTGATGGCCGCAATCGTGGCCACCAGTATTTTTAGTTTTCCAGCTGTTGCGCAAACCGATGTAGTAAAGAAATGCGAGCCAAGCGAACATCATGAGCGTTTTGCCGATGAAAAGGGTGATGCTGAGCCTTGGGTATCCAGGCATAAATTCAAACACCATTTTCCTGCGGCTAAGTTAGATTTAACCGATGAACAGAAAAAAGTTCTTGAGGATGCCCGCAATGCCCAGGAGCCCGCGCAACGAGAATTGCATGACAAATTGCGAACCGCACATGAAGCACTGATTAAAGCTGGCGAAACTAATGCCGATGATGTGACGCTTGCGCGATTGGCAAAGGACTTTTCGGAGCTTCTTGCTCAACAGGAATTGGCGCGTATCAACATGCATAAGCAATTCGTCAGTGTGTTAACGCCTGAGCAAAAACAAAAGCTGGATTCATTTAAAGCTGAACGAAAAAATTCGCCACACAAGCGAGAGTTTAGAAAGCAAGAATAG
- a CDS encoding SRPBCC family protein — protein MFRLILIIVVCFVAGILIYAATKPNRFSIVRKLKINADPEKVFAEINDFTRWKLWSPWETKDPAMQRTYSGSAAGIGAIYEWNGDKNLGTGKMEITDSVAGQNIIIKLDFYKPFEAHNVAEFTFTPEGDGTLVTWEMRGPQVFMGKLMCVFMDMDKMVGKDFEAGLSKLKTLTENPD, from the coding sequence ATGTTTAGATTAATTTTAATAATTGTGGTTTGTTTTGTGGCGGGAATACTGATTTATGCCGCAACAAAACCGAACCGCTTCAGTATTGTGCGCAAGTTAAAAATTAATGCTGATCCCGAAAAAGTGTTTGCAGAAATCAATGATTTCACACGCTGGAAATTATGGTCGCCATGGGAAACGAAAGATCCCGCTATGCAACGAACCTATTCCGGCTCGGCAGCTGGTATAGGTGCAATATATGAATGGAATGGCGATAAAAATTTAGGGACGGGGAAAATGGAAATTACTGACTCTGTTGCCGGGCAGAATATTATCATCAAATTGGATTTCTATAAGCCCTTCGAAGCACACAATGTTGCTGAATTTACCTTCACCCCAGAAGGCGATGGAACTCTGGTTACCTGGGAGATGCGTGGCCCACAAGTTTTTATGGGTAAGCTTATGTGTGTATTTATGGATATGGACAAAATGGTTGGGAAAGACTTTGAAGCCGGTTTGTCCAAATTAAAAACATTAACTGAAAATCCTGATTAA
- a CDS encoding DUF1428 domain-containing protein, whose amino-acid sequence MKMTQYVDGFLLPLPADKLDAYKAMANKAGEVWMEHGALAYWETIGDDMKSGGKMTFEQAAGTKENELVVFAWVVYPSREERDVIMAKVFADPRLQENSEMPFDMDRMAYAGFKPLVVFNKN is encoded by the coding sequence ATGAAAATGACCCAATATGTAGATGGTTTTTTATTGCCGCTGCCGGCAGATAAACTCGATGCTTATAAAGCAATGGCAAACAAAGCCGGTGAGGTTTGGATGGAGCACGGCGCTTTGGCCTACTGGGAAACCATTGGTGATGACATGAAGTCCGGCGGGAAAATGACATTTGAACAAGCCGCAGGCACTAAAGAAAATGAGTTGGTAGTATTTGCCTGGGTGGTATATCCCTCGCGTGAAGAGCGCGATGTGATAATGGCAAAAGTGTTTGCTGATCCTCGATTACAAGAAAATTCTGAAATGCCATTTGATATGGATCGTATGGCCTATGCCGGTTTTAAACCCCTTGTTGTATTTAACAAAAACTAA
- a CDS encoding response regulator: MNILIVEDEIDLGSIVRDYLNSNGFNCTLVHDADSGLEKIQQESWDLIVLDVMLPSKTGSINGLRLCQEVRNNTNTPVIIMSARIEETDRLLGFELGADDYICKPFSPRELVARVKAILKRVNPELPTQDFQLIKESLTAMYGANKVELTLIEYRILKTLSARPNTIISRDDLMRNAYSDHRIVSDRTMDSHITKLRKKLLPLTDKEIIHSVYGAGYKFQISDK, from the coding sequence ATGAACATATTAATTGTTGAAGACGAAATTGATTTAGGCAGCATAGTTCGCGATTACCTAAACAGTAACGGATTTAATTGTACCCTGGTGCACGACGCTGATAGCGGGCTCGAAAAAATACAACAAGAATCCTGGGACTTGATTGTGTTGGATGTAATGCTGCCAAGCAAAACTGGAAGCATCAACGGCTTGCGCTTGTGCCAGGAAGTGCGTAACAACACCAACACTCCCGTCATCATAATGTCTGCTCGAATTGAGGAAACTGATCGTTTACTGGGATTTGAATTAGGTGCAGATGATTACATATGCAAACCCTTTAGCCCGCGTGAATTAGTGGCGCGCGTAAAAGCAATTTTGAAGCGCGTGAATCCAGAGTTACCAACCCAGGATTTCCAACTCATTAAAGAATCACTCACCGCTATGTATGGCGCAAATAAAGTTGAATTAACACTGATTGAGTATCGAATTTTAAAAACCTTGTCTGCGCGCCCCAACACTATTATTTCGCGCGATGATTTAATGCGAAATGCTTACAGTGATCACCGGATTGTAAGCGATAGAACCATGGATTCGCACATCACCAAGTTACGCAAAAAATTGCTTCCTTTAACTGATAAAGAAATTATCCACTCTGTTTATGGCGCCGGTTATAAGTTTCAAATAAGCGATAAGTAG
- a CDS encoding helix-hairpin-helix domain-containing protein, whose product MNPNKVDRNKLGKLTDLPNIGKAMAADLQLLGINVPADLIACDAFQLYDDLCHLTNVKHDPCVIDVFMSVVSFMQGEPARPWWEYTSARKEILRQQ is encoded by the coding sequence ATGAATCCGAACAAAGTAGATCGTAACAAGCTTGGCAAGCTGACAGATTTACCAAATATCGGTAAAGCCATGGCTGCAGATTTGCAATTGCTAGGCATAAACGTTCCCGCTGATTTAATTGCCTGTGATGCCTTTCAACTCTATGACGATTTATGTCATTTAACGAACGTTAAGCACGATCCCTGCGTGATAGACGTTTTTATGTCGGTGGTTAGTTTTATGCAAGGCGAACCAGCGCGCCCCTGGTGGGAATACACTTCCGCACGGAAAGAAATCTTACGTCAACAATAA
- a CDS encoding VOC family protein gives MAKQIFVNLAVKDLPKSKTFFGSLGYSFNPQFTNDDAACMVISDTIYVMLLTEPFFKGFTSKELVDAKKSTEVLVCLSSESRADVEETVRKAVAAGGRIYNEPQDHGFMYCHGFEDLDGHQWEFAFMEPSHIQ, from the coding sequence ATGGCCAAGCAAATATTTGTGAATTTAGCGGTTAAGGATTTACCAAAATCCAAAACATTTTTTGGAAGCCTGGGTTATAGCTTTAATCCGCAATTTACCAACGATGACGCTGCCTGCATGGTGATTAGCGACACTATCTATGTCATGTTGTTAACTGAACCTTTCTTTAAAGGCTTTACAAGTAAAGAGTTAGTTGATGCAAAAAAATCTACAGAAGTGTTGGTGTGTTTGTCCTCTGAAAGTCGCGCAGATGTTGAAGAGACTGTACGAAAAGCTGTAGCTGCCGGTGGAAGAATTTATAACGAGCCGCAAGATCACGGCTTTATGTACTGCCACGGTTTTGAGGATTTGGATGGTCATCAATGGGAATTTGCGTTTATGGAACCGAGCCATATTCAATAA
- a CDS encoding YciI family protein, which produces MKYLALIYYEEKTINAMTQSEWQSLNEECVACGEDLRSGGYMLGGNALHPVTTATSVRVRDGKQLVTDGPFAETKEQLAGFYLLEARDLNEAIQIASKIPPARLGCVEIRPIRELNPEKDERLQPQFS; this is translated from the coding sequence ATGAAATACCTCGCCCTTATTTACTACGAAGAAAAAACGATTAACGCTATGACTCAATCGGAATGGCAATCACTCAACGAAGAGTGCGTTGCCTGTGGCGAAGATTTGCGTAGTGGCGGTTACATGCTGGGTGGCAATGCATTGCATCCGGTCACCACTGCCACCAGCGTGCGCGTGCGCGATGGAAAACAATTGGTGACCGATGGCCCCTTTGCTGAAACTAAAGAGCAGCTTGCCGGTTTTTATTTACTGGAAGCGCGCGATTTAAATGAAGCAATTCAAATTGCCAGCAAGATTCCGCCTGCGCGTTTGGGGTGCGTTGAAATACGTCCTATACGGGAATTGAATCCCGAAAAAGATGAACGTTTACAGCCGCAGTTTTCTTAA
- a CDS encoding DUF4260 domain-containing protein — MSKLEQGYVTGHVRWLLRLEGLAIFLFALMAYEFMGFQWGFFILVFLAPDLSFFAYFHSSRVGAIAYNTMHSYILPLMLFAYGFFVSSSNANQLAIIWIAHIGFDRALGFGVKYSKGFRYTHFGKLGHSKEN, encoded by the coding sequence ATGAGTAAACTTGAGCAGGGTTATGTTACAGGGCATGTGCGTTGGTTATTGCGCCTGGAAGGCCTTGCCATTTTTCTATTTGCATTGATGGCCTATGAATTTATGGGCTTCCAGTGGGGATTTTTTATTTTAGTCTTCCTCGCGCCCGATTTATCTTTCTTCGCCTATTTCCACAGCTCGCGTGTTGGGGCTATTGCTTATAACACCATGCACTCCTATATTTTACCGCTCATGCTGTTTGCCTACGGCTTTTTTGTGTCTTCATCTAATGCTAATCAATTGGCGATTATTTGGATTGCGCACATAGGTTTTGACCGTGCATTAGGTTTTGGCGTGAAGTATTCCAAAGGTTTTCGTTACACCCATTTTGGCAAGTTAGGGCATAGCAAAGAAAATTAA
- a CDS encoding VOC family protein: MSLDTIFVNIPVNDLDRSITFYSAMGFTPHPVFRGEGASCMCISEYINVVLQSHEHFKQFTDKPIVNPAQSTGVLLCLHCDSPAHVDDLVKTAVKAGGTSPTEAKDYGFLYSHGFTDPDGYIWILNHIYPTT; encoded by the coding sequence ATGAGTTTGGATACCATTTTTGTCAACATTCCCGTAAATGACCTCGACAGGTCTATCACTTTTTATTCGGCAATGGGTTTTACACCGCACCCGGTATTTCGTGGTGAAGGTGCTTCCTGCATGTGTATCAGCGAATACATTAATGTTGTTTTGCAGAGCCACGAACACTTCAAGCAATTCACGGATAAACCGATTGTTAACCCTGCACAAAGCACGGGTGTGTTGTTGTGTTTGCATTGCGATAGCCCTGCGCATGTTGATGACTTAGTGAAAACGGCGGTGAAAGCGGGCGGCACAAGTCCAACTGAGGCGAAAGATTATGGATTTTTATATAGCCATGGTTTTACAGACCCAGATGGATATATATGGATTTTGAATCATATATATCCCACGACTTAA
- a CDS encoding GFA family protein, with protein MMKYQGSCHCGKIAFEAEGEIEGALACNCSICQRKGTLLWFVPADKVNLLTPRENITTYTFNKHIIKHQFCGVCGVQPFGEAIDPKGNPTFAINIRCIEGIDPLAVPVHHYDGKSL; from the coding sequence ATGATGAAATATCAAGGTAGCTGCCACTGCGGAAAAATTGCGTTTGAAGCCGAAGGTGAAATTGAAGGCGCATTGGCCTGTAATTGTTCTATTTGCCAACGTAAAGGCACGCTTTTATGGTTTGTGCCTGCGGATAAGGTGAACTTGTTAACACCGCGTGAAAACATCACAACTTACACCTTTAATAAACACATTATTAAGCATCAATTCTGTGGCGTGTGTGGCGTACAACCTTTTGGTGAAGCAATAGATCCAAAAGGGAATCCAACCTTTGCAATTAATATTCGCTGCATTGAGGGTATAGATCCCTTAGCTGTTCCTGTACACCATTACGACGGCAAATCCCTTTAA